The following are encoded in a window of Narcine bancroftii isolate sNarBan1 chromosome 2, sNarBan1.hap1, whole genome shotgun sequence genomic DNA:
- the LOC138753211 gene encoding ovarian cancer G-protein coupled receptor 1: MSNCFIDHGIHQELFPTIYILVFIIGLPTNLLSLYHSYLQIKQGNELGIYLCNLTISDLFYLLSLPLWVQYILQHDDWILSQELCKLSGLLLYQNIYISIGFLCFISINRFLAVSYPMSCKSMHTMKAALIISVVIWMKEIVVCTLFIGTKVLSKDDENDTLCFEHYPLRKKDINLNIYRLSIGFFLPLALLIFSYWKVLTVVHKSHGLQRERKLRIKRLVSATIAIFLVCFAPYHIFLMVRTLFERSCQFAGRIFDVYHCGLLLTSLNCVADPILYCFISRSSQGWLARFLDPLTSLIRCRRRPGIQTLEMTVKTPVITQTRLLIQDHVKVAENGYDNAAKIQLNNCSQKNFQKPASMDV; encoded by the coding sequence ATGAGCAACTGTTTCATTGACCATGGGATTCATCAGGAACTGTTCCCCACCATCTATATCCTGGTCTTCATCATCGGACTGCCCACCAACCTCCTGTCACTGTACCACAGCTACCTGCAAATCAAGCAGGGCAACGAGCTGGGCATCTACCTCTGCAACCTGACCATCTCTGACCTCTTCTACCTGCTCTCCCTGCCCCTGTGGGTTCAGTACATCCTTCAGCACGACGACTGGATCCTGTCCCAGGAGCTGTGCAAGCTCAGTGGCCTGCTCCTCTACCAGAACATCTACATCAGCATCGGCTTCCTCTGTTTCATCTCCATCAATCGCTTCCTCGCCGTCAGCTACCCCATGAGCTGCAAGTCCATGCACACCATGAAGGCCGCCCTGATCATCAGCGTTGTCATCTGGATGAAGGAGATCGTGGTCTGCACCCTCTTCATCGGAaccaaggtgctcagcaaagacGATGAGAATGACACCTTGTGCTTCGAGCATTATCCCCTACGCAAAAAGGACATCAATTTAAACATCTATCGCCTGTCCATTGGCTTCTTCCTCCCTCTCGCTTTGTTAATCTTCTCCTACTGGAAGGTCCTGACCGTTGTCCACAAAAGCCATGGGCTCCAAAGAGAGAGGAAACTCAGAATCAAAAGGCTGGTGTCCGCGACCATCGCCATTTTCTTGGTCTGCTTCGCCCCCTATCACATTTTCCTCATGGTCCGCACCTTGTTCGAGCGAAGCTGCCAGTTTGCTGGAAGAATCTTTGATGTCTACCACTGTGGGCTTTTGCTGACGAGTTTAAACTGCGTGGCCGACCCCATCCTGTATTGCTTCATCTCCCGCAGCTCACAGGGCTGGCTGGCTAGGTTCCTGGACCCCTTGACAAGCCTCATCCGTTGCAGGAGGAGGCCGGGGATTCAGACGCTGGAGATGACGGTCAAAACACCAGTCATAACTCAAACGAGACTTCTGATCCAAGACCATGTGAAAGTGGCGGAGAATGGCTATGATAATGCAGCAAAGATCCAACTCAAtaactgctcacagaagaatttTCAGAAGCCAGCAAGCATGGATGTGTGA
- the LOC138753212 gene encoding ovarian cancer G-protein coupled receptor 1-like — MANQGQCHGANCTNCTLDYEIHQSLFSAIYIFIFIVSLPSSLLSLYHSYLQIRRGNELGIYLCNLTISDLLHLSCFPLWIHYLLNDDNWVHGELLCRLTGLILYENIYVSIAFLCCISINRYLAVVHPLRFHTLRTVRVAFLISVLVWTKEIGMSLFIFEHNEMVKDQNNHLLCFEHYPIQSWQKGINYYRFAAGFLLPILVLVFLYNLILMSIHKSKGLRHDQKLRIKKLVLCTVTIFFFCFTPYHIVLLIRTLYETDCYYVKKLFHFYHFGLLITSLNCVADPLLYSFVSESTRGVLMRLLEPLVNLIHRQPMERVNAPDSSIFPTPATRFPSSRNILLTSIRIGTADPS; from the coding sequence ATGGCCAACCAAGGGCAATGTCATGGAGCCAACTGCACCAACTGTACCCTGGATTATGAGATCCACCAAAGCTTGTTCTCAGCAATCTACATCTTTATCTTTATCGTCAGCCTGCCCAGCAGCCTTCTGTCCCTGTACCACAGCTACCTGCAGATCAGGCGGGGCAACGAACTGGGGATCTATCTCTGCAACCTGACCATCTCCGACCTGCTGCACCTCTCCTGCTTCCCCCTCTGGATCCATTACCTGTTGAATGATGATAACTGGGTGCACGGAGAGCTTCTCTGCAGGCTCACTGGCCTCATCCTCTATGAGAACATCTACGTCAGCATCGCCTTCCTCTGTTGCATTTCCATAAATCGCTACCTGGCCGTTGTGCACCCGCTGAGGTTCCACACCTTGAGAACAGTGAGGGTCGCATTTCTCATCAGCGTCCTCGTTTGGACTAAAGAGATCGGGATGAGTCTTTTCATCTTTGAACACAATGAGATGGTGAAAGATCAAAACAACCATCTCCTGTGCTTTGAACATTACCCCATCCAATCCTGGCAGAAGGGGATTAACTACTACCGGTTCGCAGCCGGATTCCTTCTTCCCATTCTTGTATTGGTCTTCCTGTACAACCTAATACTGATGTCCATCCACAAGAGCAAAGGCCTTCGACATGATCAAAAGTTAAGGATCAAAAAGTTGGTGCTGTGCACCGTCACCAttttcttcttttgtttcacCCCCTATCACATCGTGCTCCTGATCCGAACTCTGTATGAGACGGACTGCTACTACGTAAAGAAATTGTTCCATTTTTACCATTTTGGGCTCCTGATAACCAGCTTAAACTGTGTGGCTGACCCGCTCCTCTACTCCTTTGTCTCGGAGAGCACACGGGGGGTTCTGATGAGACTCCTCGAGCCCTTGGTGAACCTCATCCACAGACAGCCAATGGAGCGAGTCAATGCACCAGATTCCTCCATCTTTCCTACCCCTGCCACTCGTTTTCCCTCAAGTCGGAACATTCTCTTAACTTCTATAAGAATTGGGACAGCTGACCCATCCTGA